In Syngnathus acus chromosome 5, fSynAcu1.2, whole genome shotgun sequence, a genomic segment contains:
- the LOC119122988 gene encoding semaphorin-3F-like isoform X1, with protein sequence MQLHSLWTVHIIVALCSFALGNPMSNDPMAAPRVFVSFKELRSTGTAHHFAYLLNTSDYRILRMDEDYDRMYIGSKDHILSLDLHDINKDPHIIHWPVSERRKMECLVSGKDANEECANFIRLIEPWNRTQLYVCGTGAYNPVCTFVNRGRKSQTSMYLQMAQARGRANRAAEPSAVHETLGLKEDIFHLEPGKVESGKGKCSYDPKLNSVSALINGELYAGVYVDFMGTDSAIFRTLGTKIAMRTDQYNSRWLNDPTFVHVHLIPDSAERNDDKLYFFFRETSSEMGQSPVTQSRIGRICLNDDGGHCCLVNKWSTFLKARLICSVPGADGMETHFDELRDVYIQPTQDTKNPVIYGVFSVSGSVFKGSAVCVYSMADIRMVFNGPFAHKEGPNYQWVAYTGKIPYPRPGTCPGGTFTPNMKSTKDYPDEVINFMRNHPAMYNSVYPVHKRPLVVRTNVDYEFTTIAVDQVTAADGNYEVLFLGTDKGTVQKVIVLPRDDLQTEELVLEEVEVFRVATPITTMKVSSKRQQLYVSSAVGLTQLALHRCDVYGEACADCCLARDPYCAWDGKSCSRYSASQKRSDPFRRSRRQDVKYGNPIRQCRGFNSNANKNTLEMVQYGVEGSSTFLECQARSPHVVIKWHLQRDNSDRRKEMRSDGRILKTEQGLLLRSLQPSDSGMYQCTATEKNFKHTLVKLQLVVLSGRAVNNALVEGGVGLLPSSLHSSTQWTPSTVQYKDLLTILSQPEMSLINQYCQDYWQFGDPVPGALKVKDLKEFKEHKKPRNRRHHGDVAEEEEEEDVET encoded by the exons AGCTGAGATCGACTGGTACGGCTCATCATTTTGCCTACCTCCTCAACACATCTGATTACCGGATCTTGCGGATGGATGAGGACTATGACCGCATGTACATTGGTAGCAAGGATCACATCCTCTCTCTGGATCTCCATGACATCAACAAAGATCCTCATATT ATCCACTGGCCAGTGTCCGAACGAAGAAAGATGGAATGCCTCGTAAGTGGGAAAGACGCCAAT GAAGAGTGTGCCAACTTCATCCGTCTAATTGAGCCATGGAATAGGACACAGCTGTATGTCTGTGGAACAGGCGCTTACAATCCCGTCTGTACTTTTGTCAACCGCGGACGAAAATCTCAG ACATCCATGTATCTACAGATGGCGCAGGCCAGAGGAAGGGCCAATCGTGCCGCTGAACCCAGCGCGGTGCACGAGACACTCGGACTAAAG GAAGACATTTTCCATTTGGAGCCTGGCAAAGTCGAGTCCGGGAAAGGAAAGTGCTCCTACGACCCTAAACTCAACAGTGTTTCAGCTTTAATCA aCGGTGAACTCTACGCAGGAGTCTACGTTGACTTCATGGGAACCGACTCGGCCATTTTCCGGACGTTGGGAACAAAGATTGCCATGCGAACCGATCAGTACAACTCCAGATGGTTGAATG ATCCCACTTTCGTCCATGTGCACCTCATCCCCGACAGTGCGGAGAGAAATGACGACAAGCTGTATTTCTTCTTCCGGGAGACATCCTCCGAGATGGGCCAGAGTCCCGTGACCCAATCCCGCATCGGACGCATCTGcctg AATGATGATGGCGGTCACTGCTGTCTAGTCAACAAGTGGAGCACCTTCCTCAAGGCCAGGCTCATCTGCTCCGTACCAGGGGCAGATGGGATGGAGACGCACTTTGATGAACTCC GTGACGTTTACATACAGCCAACACAGGACACCAAAAATCCCGTTATATATGGAGTCTTCTCTGTCTCTGG TTCTGTTTTCAAAGGCTCGGCCGTTTGTGTCTACTCTATGGCTGACATCCGCATGGTCTTCAATGGACCTTTTGCCCACAAGGAAGGTCCTAATTACCAGTGGGTGGCCTACACGGGGAAGATCCCGTACCCTCGCCCAGGCACA TGCCCCGGAGGTACATTCACCCCCAACATGAAATCCACCAAGGACTATCCGGATGAAGTGATCAACTTCATGAGGAATCACCCAGCCATGTACAATTCAGTGTACCCAGTGCACAAGCGCCCCCTAGTGGTGCGAACCAACGTGGACTATGAGTTCACCACCATTGCAGTGGACCAGGTGACCGCTGCGGATGGCAACTATGAAGTGCTTTTCTTGGGAACTg ACAAGGGAACAGTTCAGAAAGTTATCGTTCTTCCCAGAGATGACCTGCAGACTGAGGAGCTAGTACTGGAGGAAGTTGAGGTGTTCAGG gTTGCAACCCCAATTACAACAATGAAGGTGTCCTCTAAAAGG CAACAGCTGTACGTGTCATCTGCGGTCGGGCTGACCCAGCTGGCGCTTCACCGCTGTGATGTTTATGGCGAAGCGTGTGCCGACTGCTGTTTAGCCAGAGACCCGTACTGCGCTTGGGATGGCAAGTCGTGCTCCCGTTATTCCGCTTCCCAGAAAAG GTCTGACCCCTTTAGACGCAGCCGAAGACAGGACGTCAAATACGGAAACCCTATCCGCCAGTGTCGAGGCTTCAACTCCAACG CTAATAAGAATACTCTTGAGATGGTACAGTACGGGGTGGAGGGAAGCAGTACGTTCCTGGAGTGTCAGGCCCGCTCCCCGCATGTTGTCATCAAATGGCATCTACAGCGAGATAACAGCGACCGCAGGAAGGAG ATGCGTTCTGACGGTCGGATCTTAAAAACAGAGCAAGGTTTGCTCCTGAGGTCTCTGCAGCCTTCCGACTCTGGAATGTATCAGTGCACTGCCACGGAGAAGAACTTCAAGCACACTCTCGTCAAGCTGCAGTTGGTGGTGCTGTCAGGCCGTGCCGTCAATAACGCCCTGGTAGAAGGCGGCGTAGGCTTGCTGCCATCTTCTCTCCACTCCAGCACCCAGTGGACTCCCAGCACAGTCCAATACAAGGACCTGCTGACCATTCTAAGCCAGCCCGAGATGAGCCTCATCAATCAATATTGCCAGGACTACTGGCAGTTTGGAGACCCCGTGCCGGGTGCCCTTAAGGTCAAAGACCTCAAAGAGTTCAAGGAGCACAAGAAGCCTCGCAATCGCCGGCATCATGGGGACGTggcggaggaagaagaggaggaggacgtaGAGACATGA
- the LOC119122988 gene encoding semaphorin-3F-like isoform X2, with amino-acid sequence MQLHSLWTVHIIVALCSFALGNPMSNDPMAAPRVFVSFKELRSTGTAHHFAYLLNTSDYRILRMDEDYDRMYIGSKDHILSLDLHDINKDPHIIHWPVSERRKMECLVSGKDANEECANFIRLIEPWNRTQLYVCGTGAYNPVCTFVNRGRKSQEDIFHLEPGKVESGKGKCSYDPKLNSVSALINGELYAGVYVDFMGTDSAIFRTLGTKIAMRTDQYNSRWLNDPTFVHVHLIPDSAERNDDKLYFFFRETSSEMGQSPVTQSRIGRICLNDDGGHCCLVNKWSTFLKARLICSVPGADGMETHFDELRDVYIQPTQDTKNPVIYGVFSVSGSVFKGSAVCVYSMADIRMVFNGPFAHKEGPNYQWVAYTGKIPYPRPGTCPGGTFTPNMKSTKDYPDEVINFMRNHPAMYNSVYPVHKRPLVVRTNVDYEFTTIAVDQVTAADGNYEVLFLGTDKGTVQKVIVLPRDDLQTEELVLEEVEVFRVATPITTMKVSSKRQQLYVSSAVGLTQLALHRCDVYGEACADCCLARDPYCAWDGKSCSRYSASQKRSDPFRRSRRQDVKYGNPIRQCRGFNSNANKNTLEMVQYGVEGSSTFLECQARSPHVVIKWHLQRDNSDRRKEMRSDGRILKTEQGLLLRSLQPSDSGMYQCTATEKNFKHTLVKLQLVVLSGRAVNNALVEGGVGLLPSSLHSSTQWTPSTVQYKDLLTILSQPEMSLINQYCQDYWQFGDPVPGALKVKDLKEFKEHKKPRNRRHHGDVAEEEEEEDVET; translated from the exons AGCTGAGATCGACTGGTACGGCTCATCATTTTGCCTACCTCCTCAACACATCTGATTACCGGATCTTGCGGATGGATGAGGACTATGACCGCATGTACATTGGTAGCAAGGATCACATCCTCTCTCTGGATCTCCATGACATCAACAAAGATCCTCATATT ATCCACTGGCCAGTGTCCGAACGAAGAAAGATGGAATGCCTCGTAAGTGGGAAAGACGCCAAT GAAGAGTGTGCCAACTTCATCCGTCTAATTGAGCCATGGAATAGGACACAGCTGTATGTCTGTGGAACAGGCGCTTACAATCCCGTCTGTACTTTTGTCAACCGCGGACGAAAATCTCAG GAAGACATTTTCCATTTGGAGCCTGGCAAAGTCGAGTCCGGGAAAGGAAAGTGCTCCTACGACCCTAAACTCAACAGTGTTTCAGCTTTAATCA aCGGTGAACTCTACGCAGGAGTCTACGTTGACTTCATGGGAACCGACTCGGCCATTTTCCGGACGTTGGGAACAAAGATTGCCATGCGAACCGATCAGTACAACTCCAGATGGTTGAATG ATCCCACTTTCGTCCATGTGCACCTCATCCCCGACAGTGCGGAGAGAAATGACGACAAGCTGTATTTCTTCTTCCGGGAGACATCCTCCGAGATGGGCCAGAGTCCCGTGACCCAATCCCGCATCGGACGCATCTGcctg AATGATGATGGCGGTCACTGCTGTCTAGTCAACAAGTGGAGCACCTTCCTCAAGGCCAGGCTCATCTGCTCCGTACCAGGGGCAGATGGGATGGAGACGCACTTTGATGAACTCC GTGACGTTTACATACAGCCAACACAGGACACCAAAAATCCCGTTATATATGGAGTCTTCTCTGTCTCTGG TTCTGTTTTCAAAGGCTCGGCCGTTTGTGTCTACTCTATGGCTGACATCCGCATGGTCTTCAATGGACCTTTTGCCCACAAGGAAGGTCCTAATTACCAGTGGGTGGCCTACACGGGGAAGATCCCGTACCCTCGCCCAGGCACA TGCCCCGGAGGTACATTCACCCCCAACATGAAATCCACCAAGGACTATCCGGATGAAGTGATCAACTTCATGAGGAATCACCCAGCCATGTACAATTCAGTGTACCCAGTGCACAAGCGCCCCCTAGTGGTGCGAACCAACGTGGACTATGAGTTCACCACCATTGCAGTGGACCAGGTGACCGCTGCGGATGGCAACTATGAAGTGCTTTTCTTGGGAACTg ACAAGGGAACAGTTCAGAAAGTTATCGTTCTTCCCAGAGATGACCTGCAGACTGAGGAGCTAGTACTGGAGGAAGTTGAGGTGTTCAGG gTTGCAACCCCAATTACAACAATGAAGGTGTCCTCTAAAAGG CAACAGCTGTACGTGTCATCTGCGGTCGGGCTGACCCAGCTGGCGCTTCACCGCTGTGATGTTTATGGCGAAGCGTGTGCCGACTGCTGTTTAGCCAGAGACCCGTACTGCGCTTGGGATGGCAAGTCGTGCTCCCGTTATTCCGCTTCCCAGAAAAG GTCTGACCCCTTTAGACGCAGCCGAAGACAGGACGTCAAATACGGAAACCCTATCCGCCAGTGTCGAGGCTTCAACTCCAACG CTAATAAGAATACTCTTGAGATGGTACAGTACGGGGTGGAGGGAAGCAGTACGTTCCTGGAGTGTCAGGCCCGCTCCCCGCATGTTGTCATCAAATGGCATCTACAGCGAGATAACAGCGACCGCAGGAAGGAG ATGCGTTCTGACGGTCGGATCTTAAAAACAGAGCAAGGTTTGCTCCTGAGGTCTCTGCAGCCTTCCGACTCTGGAATGTATCAGTGCACTGCCACGGAGAAGAACTTCAAGCACACTCTCGTCAAGCTGCAGTTGGTGGTGCTGTCAGGCCGTGCCGTCAATAACGCCCTGGTAGAAGGCGGCGTAGGCTTGCTGCCATCTTCTCTCCACTCCAGCACCCAGTGGACTCCCAGCACAGTCCAATACAAGGACCTGCTGACCATTCTAAGCCAGCCCGAGATGAGCCTCATCAATCAATATTGCCAGGACTACTGGCAGTTTGGAGACCCCGTGCCGGGTGCCCTTAAGGTCAAAGACCTCAAAGAGTTCAAGGAGCACAAGAAGCCTCGCAATCGCCGGCATCATGGGGACGTggcggaggaagaagaggaggaggacgtaGAGACATGA